Part of the Syntrophobacterales bacterium genome is shown below.
ACGAAGGCTCCGAGGAACAGCAGCCGGGGCAGGAATATTTCGACCCGGAACTGTTCAACGAAAGGACCGGGAAAATTGATACCTTTTCAGTATTTCAGAATGTCCTGCGCGAGCTTTCCCTAACAGATACCGTGGTTCCGATCGTTTCGAAATCCTCCGTCGCCGCCCGCCTCTGGAGCACCCCGGTCAGTCTGCTATTTATCGACGGGGGACACACCTTCGAGGCGGCCTGTGCCGACTACAACTCCTGGATTTCCCGCCTCCTGCCGGATGGCATTCTGGCAATCCACGACATCTTTGCCGATCGGACAAAGGGGGGCCAGGCGCCCCGCTGCATTTACAACCTGGCCCTCGACTCCGGCCTTTTTGCAGAGCTGCCGGGGGCGGGAACCCTGGGAGTCCTGCAAAGGGCCTCCGGCGCCACGATAACCGACCGCGCGCGGGAAAGATGGAACGAAATCAATCGCTGATTGTCGCCTCTTGCGGCTCGAATCTGTTTTGGTTGTTGTGTGCCCAGCGCCAAATGCAGGAATCTTCGGAAAACATCGCGTAAAGATAACCCTTTTCGATAAAGTCTCGCACCGTTTTGCGGATCAATTCCCCATCAATCCCGGTGGCGGCTGCGATCCACCGGCAGGCTCATCTTCCACAAAGCCGCTGTCGGCGCAATTTTTGACAACCCCCAGATTTTCAATCAGATCTTCCGAAAGCAGGTGATAAACCAGCTTCATCCGGGGCAAACGCTTCGGTTTCCCCGGAGCGTCTCTCCAGGGAGGCCTGCAATAAATGAAGTATGCCAAATAATTATAACTTCACGACAAAAACACACCGCCTGCCGCACCTGGTTGGATTACTCAATGTGCCATGTTCCCCATGTGGATGGATTGGACGTCGAAGCGGAAGACGGCCAGAACTTCCATTTTGTTCGTGTATCGGTGACATCAAAAGCAACCCCGATATCTCTTGCCTCTCCGGGAACAAGCCCGAGTTTTTCATATTCGATTCGTACTTCCACAGTGCCGGGAGCAGTAAGGGGAAAGATGTTCCCCGACCATCCCACTTTGGCTCGCTTACAGGTACTCCATATGTTGAATCCTCCCCGCATTTCACAATTGTTGTAGGAAGTATGAAACCACCGGTCATCCGACTTCCATGATGCACTTTTATCGTTGTTCACGTCCAGGAGGATTTCCGGGTAGAGTTCGCCCGACTGTGGTTTCAGATTGGTGAAGGCGACATACAGGCTATCGGCATCGTTTTTGTAGAACACCTTTACAACCCAGCCTTCTT
Proteins encoded:
- a CDS encoding class I SAM-dependent methyltransferase, coding for MGLEKLQKLTLKGFLAQEEGLRLYELAQTASRRGPCLEIGSYCGKSTAYLGMGCKESGGILFSIDHHEGSEEQQPGQEYFDPELFNERTGKIDTFSVFQNVLRELSLTDTVVPIVSKSSVAARLWSTPVSLLFIDGGHTFEAACADYNSWISRLLPDGILAIHDIFADRTKGGQAPRCIYNLALDSGLFAELPGAGTLGVLQRASGATITDRARERWNEINR